The following proteins come from a genomic window of Synechococcus sp. NB0720_010:
- a CDS encoding dipeptide epimerase, with protein sequence MRLRLSRFRLSKAVPLAISRGTTAAVEHLLLELEHGGISGRGETGGFDTGHRHYETGAVAAELEALAPQLESLEPQPLQALEHLFKDLSPPARCGLDLALHDWWGQRLGQPLHRLWGLDPAACVATSVTLGLGALESVLARLERWRQQLPATRVKLKLGSPDGLDHDRQLVAGVRSALRPGDELQIDANGGWTLDGARQMIPWLADQGVVLVEQPLPPLLDLEADRAGFAALHGLAPIPLVADESCWDLGDLLRLAPHVDGINIKLVKCGGLSEGWLMARTAHRLGLKVMLGCYSDGGLLNSGAAQLLPLVHWPDLDSHLNLVDDPFSGPERHGDRLLPAALPGLGVQEVG encoded by the coding sequence ATGCGCCTCCGTCTGAGCCGTTTTCGCCTCAGCAAAGCGGTGCCCTTGGCCATCAGCCGCGGCACGACCGCCGCTGTCGAGCACCTGCTGCTGGAACTGGAGCATGGCGGCATCTCGGGCCGGGGCGAGACCGGCGGCTTTGATACAGGCCACCGGCACTACGAGACCGGCGCGGTTGCCGCGGAACTCGAGGCCCTGGCCCCCCAGTTGGAGTCCCTGGAGCCCCAGCCCTTGCAGGCCCTGGAGCACCTTTTCAAGGACCTCAGCCCCCCGGCCCGCTGCGGCTTGGATTTGGCCCTGCACGACTGGTGGGGGCAGCGGCTGGGGCAACCGTTGCATCGGCTTTGGGGGCTGGATCCAGCGGCCTGCGTCGCTACCAGCGTCACCCTGGGATTGGGCGCCTTGGAGTCCGTGTTGGCGCGGCTGGAGCGTTGGCGGCAGCAGCTGCCCGCCACGCGGGTGAAGTTGAAGTTGGGATCCCCCGATGGCCTGGACCATGACCGTCAGTTGGTGGCAGGGGTGCGCTCGGCCCTGCGCCCAGGCGATGAACTGCAGATCGATGCCAATGGCGGTTGGACGCTGGATGGCGCTCGCCAGATGATTCCCTGGTTGGCCGATCAAGGCGTGGTGCTGGTGGAGCAACCCTTGCCGCCTCTCCTCGATCTAGAAGCCGACCGGGCGGGTTTTGCCGCGCTGCATGGCCTGGCGCCCATTCCACTGGTGGCCGACGAGAGCTGTTGGGATCTGGGTGATCTCCTGCGTCTGGCCCCCCATGTCGATGGCATCAATATCAAGCTGGTGAAGTGCGGCGGCCTCAGCGAGGGATGGCTGATGGCCCGCACGGCCCATCGCTTGGGGTTGAAGGTGATGCTCGGTTGCTACTCCGATGGCGGATTGCTCAACAGCGGTGCAGCCCAGCTGCTGCCCCTGGTGCATTGGCCGGATCTCGATAGCCACCTCAACTTGGTGGATGACCCCTTCTCGGGGCCCGAGCGCCACGGGGACCGGCTGCTTCCGGCGGCCCTGCCCGGCCTGGGTGTCCAGGAGGTGGGCTGA
- the miaB gene encoding tRNA (N6-isopentenyl adenosine(37)-C2)-methylthiotransferase MiaB produces the protein MTATQLSAPQSTTGRGSYWITTFGCQMNKADSERMAGILESMGYSEATAELEADLVLYNTCTIRDNAEQKVYSYLGRQAQRKRINPKLTLVVAGCVAQQEGESLLRRVPELDLVMGPQHANRLDVLLSQVEQGQQVVATEEHHILEDITTARRDSSICGWVNVIYGCNERCTYCVVPSVRGKEQSRLPEAIKLEMEGLAAQGFKEITLLGQNIDAYGRDLPGITPEGRRQHTLTDLLQFVHDVEGIERIRFATSHPRYFTERLIDACADLPKVCEHFHVPFQSGDDDVLKAMARGYTIDRYRRIIDRIRDRMPDASISADVIVAFPGETDAQYRRTLDLIDEIGFDQVNTAAYSPRPNTPAADWPNQLSEEVKVQRLQEINALVERKAKERSARYAGRTEQVLVEGVNPKQADQVMGRTRTNRLTFFPAARASGGQWQAGDLVEVRIEEVRAFSLSGIALS, from the coding sequence ATGACGGCGACACAACTGAGCGCTCCCCAGTCCACGACGGGACGCGGCAGCTACTGGATCACCACCTTCGGCTGCCAAATGAACAAGGCGGATTCCGAGCGCATGGCCGGGATCCTCGAATCGATGGGCTACAGCGAAGCCACAGCTGAACTCGAGGCCGATCTGGTCCTCTACAACACCTGCACGATCCGCGATAACGCCGAGCAGAAGGTCTACAGCTACTTGGGCCGCCAAGCCCAGCGCAAACGCATCAACCCCAAGCTGACCCTAGTGGTGGCCGGCTGCGTTGCCCAACAGGAGGGGGAATCGCTGCTACGCCGGGTGCCGGAACTGGACTTGGTGATGGGGCCGCAGCACGCCAATCGCCTCGATGTCCTGCTCAGCCAGGTGGAGCAGGGCCAACAGGTGGTGGCCACCGAGGAGCACCACATCCTTGAAGACATCACCACCGCCCGCCGCGACAGCAGCATCTGCGGCTGGGTGAATGTGATCTACGGCTGCAACGAGCGCTGCACCTACTGCGTCGTGCCCTCGGTGCGCGGCAAAGAGCAGTCGCGCCTGCCCGAGGCCATCAAGCTTGAGATGGAGGGTCTGGCCGCACAGGGCTTTAAAGAGATCACCCTGCTCGGGCAAAACATCGATGCCTATGGCCGCGATCTGCCTGGGATCACGCCTGAGGGGCGCCGTCAGCACACCCTCACGGATCTGCTGCAGTTCGTCCACGACGTCGAGGGCATCGAGCGGATTCGCTTCGCCACCAGCCATCCCCGTTATTTCACCGAGCGCCTGATCGACGCCTGCGCAGATCTCCCCAAGGTCTGTGAGCACTTCCACGTCCCCTTCCAAAGCGGAGACGACGACGTGCTCAAGGCCATGGCCCGGGGCTACACGATTGATCGCTACCGCCGGATCATCGACCGCATCCGCGATCGCATGCCCGACGCCTCGATCAGCGCCGATGTGATCGTGGCCTTCCCCGGTGAGACCGATGCGCAGTACCGGCGCACCCTCGATCTGATCGACGAGATCGGCTTTGACCAGGTCAACACCGCCGCCTACTCGCCCCGCCCCAACACCCCGGCGGCCGACTGGCCCAACCAGTTGAGCGAAGAGGTGAAAGTGCAACGGCTGCAGGAGATCAACGCGCTGGTGGAGCGCAAGGCCAAGGAGCGCAGCGCGCGCTACGCCGGCCGCACCGAACAGGTCCTCGTTGAGGGGGTGAATCCCAAACAGGCGGACCAGGTGATGGGGCGAACCCGCACGAACCGCCTGACCTTCTTCCCCGCCGCCCGCGCCTCTGGAGGCCAGTGGCAAGCCGGCGATCTGGTGGAGGTTCGTATCGAGGAGGTCCGGGCGTTCTCCCTCAGCGGAATCGCCCTGTCCTGA
- a CDS encoding DUF1611 domain-containing protein, whose product MLSAERPVVLLQHGGLDNLSGKTGLAMLRYRSGPIVAVVDPAHAGESLEAVTGIQRPVPVLANLEAALPYGPEVAVVGLAPSGGRLPMEMRADVVQALRAGLSLASGLHSRLADDPEFAAIPLAAGQWIWDLRHEPADLEVATARCAALPGRRVLAVGSDMAVGKMSACLELQRCGQQQGQDVRFVGTGQAGILISGQGVALDAVRVDYAAGAVETAVLKAAEGATAETLVLVEGQGSLCHPGSTATLPLIRGSQPTALLLVHRAGQTHVRTRPGAALVAIPPVPEVIAANEALAALARPDGARPKVRAICLNTALLTEEQAEQERSALQAQTGLPVWDPVRHGASSLLAALLEAAICSK is encoded by the coding sequence ATGCTTTCTGCTGAGCGTCCGGTGGTGCTGCTGCAGCACGGCGGGCTGGACAACCTCTCGGGCAAGACCGGCCTGGCGATGCTGCGCTACCGCTCTGGCCCGATCGTGGCAGTGGTGGACCCGGCCCACGCGGGTGAGTCCCTCGAAGCAGTGACCGGGATTCAGCGCCCCGTCCCGGTGCTGGCGAATCTGGAGGCGGCGCTGCCCTATGGACCCGAGGTGGCGGTGGTGGGCCTGGCGCCTTCCGGCGGCCGCCTACCGATGGAGATGCGGGCTGATGTGGTGCAGGCCCTGCGGGCGGGATTGAGCCTCGCCAGTGGTTTGCACAGCCGCCTTGCGGATGACCCTGAGTTCGCGGCGATTCCCCTGGCGGCAGGCCAGTGGATCTGGGATCTACGCCATGAGCCGGCGGATTTAGAGGTGGCCACCGCCCGGTGCGCCGCCCTGCCGGGCCGGCGGGTGCTGGCGGTCGGCTCCGACATGGCCGTGGGCAAGATGAGCGCCTGCTTGGAGTTGCAGCGCTGCGGCCAGCAGCAGGGCCAGGACGTGCGCTTTGTCGGCACCGGTCAGGCGGGGATTTTGATCAGTGGCCAGGGCGTGGCCTTGGATGCGGTGCGCGTCGACTACGCCGCCGGCGCGGTGGAAACGGCGGTGCTGAAGGCGGCCGAGGGAGCCACGGCCGAGACCTTGGTGCTGGTGGAGGGGCAGGGCTCCCTCTGTCATCCCGGCTCGACGGCCACTTTGCCCTTGATTCGGGGCAGTCAGCCGACGGCCCTGTTGCTGGTGCACCGGGCGGGGCAGACCCATGTGCGCACGCGGCCGGGGGCGGCTTTGGTGGCGATACCGCCAGTGCCTGAGGTGATTGCGGCCAACGAGGCCCTGGCCGCCCTGGCGCGCCCCGATGGCGCGCGTCCCAAGGTGCGGGCGATCTGCCTCAACACCGCCCTGCTGACGGAGGAGCAGGCCGAGCAGGAACGCTCGGCTTTGCAGGCGCAGACGGGTCTTCCCGTCTGGGATCCCGTTCGCCATGGAGCCTCGTCTTTGTTGGCAGCCTTGCTGGAGGCTGCGATTTGCTCCAAATAG
- a CDS encoding amidohydrolase family protein: MESGLEQRLQCLVPRALLDPERRDLPCGDAQGLLPVELAWQGTQLRSIQPCRQSGLPLALTPLVDPHVHLDKAFSWPGFPNYSGRMQAALELNLVEGQERSAQQVLERGERALDQAWRYGLRGLRSHIDSGGPCSRPSWDALLQLQQRWQERVQLQLVALAPLAHWGSSEGLALAKRVAAAGGLLGGVLGPPFPSSGRDGAELDQLLRLAGRLGCGIDLHIDESSEAPAAGVQLLVQRLERFHPGVPITCSHASSMGLLSAAQARPLARRLQRLGVAVVALPTTNFWLLGREQSVSSGFRPLAPLRLLQQEGVAVALGADNVQDPWYPGGDFDPLDLLRLSFRATHTPPWERQGLMPFTTTPARLLGLDWDGVLRVGGPADLLLTSSGSWSELLAHSPQRRVLRQGRWLPPPDQAHPDPRLANLG; this comes from the coding sequence ATGGAGTCAGGCCTCGAGCAGCGGCTGCAGTGTTTGGTGCCGCGGGCCCTGCTTGATCCCGAGCGCAGGGACTTGCCCTGCGGCGATGCCCAGGGATTGCTCCCGGTTGAGTTGGCGTGGCAGGGCACTCAGCTCCGCTCGATCCAACCCTGCCGGCAGAGCGGGTTGCCGTTGGCGCTGACCCCCTTGGTGGATCCCCATGTCCATCTCGACAAGGCCTTCAGCTGGCCAGGCTTTCCTAACTACAGCGGCCGGATGCAGGCGGCCCTGGAGCTGAACCTTGTAGAGGGACAAGAGCGCAGTGCCCAGCAGGTGCTGGAGCGGGGTGAGCGGGCCCTCGATCAAGCCTGGCGCTATGGCCTGCGGGGCCTGCGCAGCCATATCGACAGCGGTGGCCCCTGTTCGCGCCCCAGCTGGGATGCGCTCCTGCAGTTGCAGCAGCGCTGGCAGGAGCGGGTCCAGTTGCAGCTGGTGGCCTTGGCTCCCCTGGCCCACTGGGGCTCCAGTGAGGGCTTGGCGTTAGCCAAGCGGGTGGCGGCTGCGGGCGGTCTCCTGGGTGGGGTCTTGGGACCTCCCTTCCCCAGCAGTGGCCGCGATGGGGCGGAACTGGATCAGCTGCTGCGCTTGGCCGGCAGGTTGGGGTGTGGCATTGATCTGCACATCGATGAGTCCTCCGAGGCCCCCGCCGCCGGAGTGCAACTGCTGGTGCAGAGGCTCGAGCGCTTCCACCCTGGGGTGCCGATCACCTGCAGTCATGCCAGCAGCATGGGGCTCTTGAGTGCAGCCCAGGCCCGGCCCTTGGCCCGGCGGTTGCAGCGCCTGGGGGTGGCGGTTGTGGCCTTGCCCACCACCAATTTCTGGTTGTTGGGGCGCGAGCAGAGCGTGAGTTCCGGCTTCCGTCCCCTGGCCCCCCTGCGGCTGTTGCAGCAGGAGGGGGTCGCGGTGGCCCTGGGGGCCGACAACGTCCAGGACCCCTGGTACCCGGGTGGCGACTTTGATCCATTGGATTTGCTGCGGCTGAGCTTCCGCGCCACCCACACCCCCCCTTGGGAACGTCAGGGACTGATGCCGTTCACGACGACCCCCGCCCGCCTGCTCGGCCTGGATTGGGACGGGGTGCTGCGGGTGGGTGGACCCGCGGATCTGCTGTTGACCAGTTCCGGGAGTTGGTCGGAACTTCTGGCCCATTCCCCCCAGCGTCGGGTCCTGCGGCAGGGCCGTTGGCTGCCGCCGCCGGATCAGGCCCATCCCGATCCTCGGCTTGCCAATTTGGGCTGA
- a CDS encoding DUF4359 domain-containing protein produces MTASTGDGRWTWVAAAGVGLLALAVTNPGTEDFEAFAGDQLVRAASRELCAPGSLPLLARLVIQDCPQLVASQRTVLGQLAAASSRRYNAGLFSVYTTELGGQTLLPGLTIPRYRAVTLAGAGQLLVIQSSEQAAQGLAQR; encoded by the coding sequence ATGACTGCCTCCACGGGTGATGGTCGCTGGACTTGGGTGGCGGCAGCCGGTGTCGGCCTCCTGGCGTTGGCCGTGACCAACCCCGGGACAGAGGACTTCGAGGCCTTTGCCGGCGATCAGTTGGTGCGGGCCGCCTCCAGGGAGCTCTGCGCCCCTGGATCCCTACCGCTCCTGGCACGTTTGGTGATTCAGGACTGCCCCCAGCTTGTGGCCAGTCAGCGCACGGTGCTGGGTCAGTTGGCGGCCGCCTCCAGCCGCCGCTACAACGCTGGTCTGTTCAGCGTCTACACCACTGAACTGGGCGGTCAGACCCTGTTGCCCGGCCTCACGATCCCCCGCTACCGGGCCGTGACCCTGGCTGGCGCGGGTCAGCTCCTGGTGATTCAGAGTTCAGAACAAGCGGCGCAGGGTTTGGCGCAGCGTTGA